GGACATGGGGCCAGACAAGACTCCCCTAGGAGCCCTGGGCCACCAAGAATCCAGATGTGGCTCCTGCTCTGTACCCTCAAATGATGACAGAGACCctcacaaaatgaaaatgaaggaacaAAGATTAGATACGTAGAGGGAGGGTACAAAATGGATCTCTAGTTCCTGTACCCTCCCTGGCCCACTGAGTAGCACACACTTGACCTCAGGTGGCCTCTGTTCTTTAGTCACCTGACTCTGGGAAATCCTCTCCAGTTTGTTCAGTCACCAATGCCCTACATGGCAGAGATACCAGGGGCCCTAAGAGGAGCTGGTTTATTGATACAGACTAGAGCCCCCATGACAAGGCAGCAGGCAGCACAAGGTTTCAGAGACTCTAACCAGGCCCCAGGCAGGGAAGAGAGCACATGCAGAGACCAGGTTGGATTCCTGCCCCAGTTCTTGTCTCCTCAGATGCTGACCATTTACAGACCTTGGCTTCCTCAGCATCAAAACAGGGTCTGGGTAAGTCAGGGGGATGCAGCAGGAAATTAATCCTCCAGGAGGTACCCTTCCTAGAACTCAGCCCctagggggagggagaggcagggggagggagaggcacgGGGAGTGTCAAGATAATGCAACTAGGCCAGTCAGCAAGTACAACACCTTTGCAGGCACCCTACACCAAGACTGATCACCACTAATGTCAGGGACCTGGCAGCCCTCCAATCTGCCAGTTATTGCAATGAGGAATCCAGGGTAGGACTGGGTTTCAATCTGCTGTCTGCAAAAATCTCCCTGTGAAACAATGAAAATGCAGTGTCCCAGCTAGTCTAAGAATGGATGGTCCCTAGAAAATCACCTTGCCTCTTGACCTCACTTTGTACTCCAATAAAATGGGTAGAGCCAAGAAACAGCAGTTTCTACTGCTGCTGTGACTATACTTAAATAATCATTTATTGCACTGGATGAACTACTAGTGTTATTGAACTAGTCACTTAATTGCACTCTACCCCAGTGATCTAGAACAGaaaccctttttgtttgtttgttttgtcaagacagggtttctctgtgtagccctgggtgtcctggaactcactgtgtttgaggctggcctcaaactcagagatccacttgcctctgcctccagagcactgggattaaaggcatgcgccaccacacccagctcagaaATCTTAATTATAGAACATGTTTAGGTATTCCACAAGAAATCTGCAACTGACAAGCCCTGAACTGTGGGCCAACAGCACACATGAATTGTGTTATCTAAGGGACATTTGCCTCCTTGGGCAGGGGCTCCCCAGAGCCCCAGTTAGAATGTACAGGTCTGGGGGCCTGGCTGAGGCTGGGTAGGTGGACAAGAAGTTGTAGTGCATTCTGCCGgcagtggatggggtggggatcaTGATAAGTCAGCCTAAGTCTGAGCTCTGTAGAGAATATACACTGGAGGGGACTCTGGGACCCCCTGTCTTTACTGTCAGATACCTGGTGGTCATTCTTAGcacaggatttctctttaaaacacaaacaccCCCAAGCTGTCTGTGGAGGGACTAAGTCTGACCAGATGGACCTGAAAGGAGTTGAGAGGAACTGACTGCAACCATACCCCACATATATACTGCTCTGAGGACATCCTGTAGTTCCCTCTACAAAAGACAGAGCCCAGAAATCTGAAGCAAGACAAACGGGTCAGTTGTAGAACAAGAGGTACCAGCCCTCAAACAGCCCAGTACCCAGTCCAGGCTTCCAAGAGTTAAGACCCACAGCTAAAGGGGGAGGCAGGGTCAGTGCTGGACAGGCGGGCCTGGAGCCCAGGgcctgcttcccctccccctcccctagGAACAGAGGCCACTTGTTTGGGCATTGgcggctggctttgagctcagcCAAGGGAgagtggagtggggaggggaaaaCCCTCAAGAATGgtagcaacccccccccccaggcccaAGGCCTGGATCATTGCTAGTCCCAGTCCTCTGAGCCGATGCTCCCCACTGCCCCTTCCTCTAGGATCACCTTTCCTTCACTCAAACTCCAGGCAGGATTCACACAGGCCTGACTCTTGCTTTAGCAGCTATCCTTAGAATATGAAGCCAGGCTTATCATCCCACCCCTCAGATGTGGATTGTGGACTCTGAAAAGGACGGAGAGCGTCAAAGTCACCCAGGGCTTGGCGACAGTACTAGAACTCCAGATACCAGGTCCCTAGCTAGTCTTACACTGTACCTCATCTTCACAGACATCTAAAGCCTTATCCTTACCCAGAACTCAGAACCAGGCTGCCATAGCAGTCCACATCTGAACCCTGAAGGCTCAAAGAATATGGGGATTTGGATGAGGGGAAAACTCGTGGGACCAGCACACCTTTGCACAAAGGTTGATTCTTGATGAGTGGAGAGTGTGGCTGGATCCCAAGTGATGGGGACAAAGTAACAAGGCCTGAATGTCCAAATGAAACCTGGGGGCATCGGGGCCACCTCCACCACATAGCCATCAGTAGCCTGCCTTGGACATCTCACTTGTACCCTATTCCACTGGGAGCAGGGTCCCCAGGACAGCGTCTAAAAAATTCCAATGGGGTATGAGTCCCAAGGATGAGTTCTACACATACCCTCCCCTCCTGCTCTTAGCAGCCACACCCACTCCTCGTCTTTCCTCCAAGTTAGAGAATCCTTTCCTTTGCACAAGCTCTGCGCTCACCTTGCAGCCAGTTTTTGCAAACAGCCACTTAACTACCAAGGAGAGTTCCAGGCATCCTCTCCTTCCCAGATCGACACCTGTCCACACCTGTCTCTGGGTTCTGCTGAGATTCTTATACCTGTAATGACGGTGCTAGGATGCTAAGCTTCCCCAATCAAGACAGTTACTGCTCTCCAAGTACAGGTATCAGGGTCCCTAGGACCCAGCAGCAGTCAAATCCATACCTGAGCACCCTTGCATCCCGAGTCTGGGCATTGGGAAAGGTTCCCCCAGGACACTGGATTTAGAGGAACATCGGGCAGAAGCCTACTGTGAAGCCAACCGAACTGACCCAGCACCCAAACCTACCCATGGAGATCTGAGACCAAACACCCACGCCGCCGCCCCCTGCTGCACTGCAAGCCTGCTCTAAGCCCATCCACCACTCCCAGCCTGACCCCATTCAATGAACACACACCCCTCCTTTCCGGGCAACTGGGCCAGGTAGGCTCTGGAGAAACCGTGCCCCCATTAACTGGTGGAGAATTGAGGTGCAGAGGACGGAAGTAGCCTGCCCAAGGTTACCAACGCCCCAGCTCCAGGGCTAAAGTTCTACAGCTTTGCCAGGCTGTAGAGTGTCCACGGTCGATTGGGTGGGAGCCTTCATTTCTCGGGTGGGAAAACCCAGCCGCCCGACGCGACTCACCCCGGAGTCTGCAAGCAGAAGAGCTGGCGATGGAAGCCGGTGTCAACCAGCTCACCCTCCCTGTCCCTACGGGTCTGGCCCGAAGCTTCCACCTCCAGAGGCGACCCCACCTCACTCCATCCCCAGCAGGAGAGTGCACCAGATGACCCCGGGAAAAGTGCCCCAGGCCTCACTATTACCTTCTGAGGAATGGGGGCAGTGCAGGTCACACTGACCATTGGAAGGCCCCAGCAACCGAACTGACCTGTTTTGAGCGAAGAGAACTCCACGCGGGGAACCCGGGGTCCCGGTACCGTCTGTCACACGCGGCCGCTGCCAACTCGCGGCAGCGGTCCGGGCGCGCCCACCTAGCCCGGCGCTTCCGCCCGCCCCACGTGACACTCCGGGGACGTGAGGGCGGGGAAGGGGCAGGGAGCTGGCCGGTCCCGCCCCCAGCCTAGTCCGGATCTTCTGTCCCCTGGACAGACTTGCCCGCCAGGTTTGTCTCTCCCTAGCCCTTCTAACTCGATAAGGCTTTTATGTCCCTTGTCTACCCCGCCCTTGCTGAGACTCTAGGATCCTGATCCGTGAGTTTCCTTGCCTCGACACccctggagacagacagacagatagacagacagacagacagacagaaagacagcagacacacacacacacacacacacacacacacacacacacacacacaggagagacagacagacacatacacacacaggagagacagacagaaacagacacacacacacacaggagagaccgacagaaacagacacacacacacacacacacacacacacacacacacacacgagagacagacagaaacacacacacacacacacacaggagagacagacagaaacagacacacacacacacacacacaggagagacagacagacagacacatacacacacaggagagacagatagaaacagacacacacacacacacacaggagagacagacagaaacagacacacacacacacacacacacacacacacaggagagacagacagacacatacacacacaggagagacagacagaaacacacacacacacacacacacacaggagagacagacagaaacagacacacacacacacataggagagacagacagacagacacatacacacacaggagagacagacagaaacagacacacacacacacacacacacacacacacacaggagagacagacagacacacacacaggagagacagagacagacagacagacagacagacagacagacacacacacacacacacacacacacacacacacacacacacacacacacacacctccagaaGATAGGAAGCCGTTGGAGGCAGGACAACCATGGCTGGTCACCACCTTCTCTGGGAGTGCTTCGGCACCGAACCACAGCTCCCAAGAGAGGGTCCTGGGAAAGTCCCACCAGAACCTAACAGCCTCTCACCTTCTCTCCATACAGATGAAATCCCTAGATTTGGCAGGTATTTCTGGGtcctggggccagccagccaagccAAAGGCCTTAGctcttttccatttttccatAGGTACAGTGggcatatttaatatttaagcAGGGTGGGCCAAGGGGGTTGCCCTGAATGGAGAAAGGTGCCTTTAACCAGATAGCCTACTCCATGCCTGACCCAGTGATGGACACTTTGTTCTTTTTAGTCTCAATTCTAGCTTAAGGGTAAAAGCTATCGCCCTAGGTTCTAGGCTAGGAAATGAGAGTCGGCAGTTTTTCAGGGTGTTCTCAAAGTTAAGGACCATTATGGGCAGGCAGAGCTAGAGCTGGAACTTTCCAGGTGATAGGGTCTCCTGTCTGGGCCCTCTCTCCACAGAAACTGTTCCTCTGGGAAAAAACGACTCTGAGCTGAGTGCTTTTCGGCTGTAAGGGGTTTCTGGGAGAGGTGAACAGGGTCAGATCTTTGGGAGTACTTATAGACTCCAAGTTCTTGTGATGCCAAAAATACCAGAGAAGAGCAAAGCTTAAGACCAACTCTGGGACTCTGGGCATCCCTTGGGCAGCAGATGAGCCACAGACAGCAGAGACAGGTCAGGCCTCCCTCTAGTCTCAGAGCAGCCAGGTGTAACATTAGTGAGGGCTGGCACCTGGTCAAGGAGGGACCCCAGGATTTCTGTCAATCCCAGTCTAAGGACTTCAACACTGACTGGCTCTCTGTGCACTAGACATGTCCTCACCAGCATccacccctctccctcctccaggaAACACTGTCCTGCCTCTCAGTTctgaggcctccagcccttgTCTTTGACCCATGggtccctccccttccttctgtgATGACAGGAGCCACAGAGTGTGCCAGACCAACAGTCCAAAGCTAGATTGGACCAGAGGTCTGTCACACAGTAAAAACCTGACTTCTGGCCAGACCAGCACCTCCTAGGACCCCGAAAACAGCTGATAACCTCTGTGACCAGCAAAGTCAGCGTGCAAATGgacagggagaaaggaaacaaaggacAGGAGGCAGCAACGACCCCATCCTGCAGTTACAGAAGTAGAAATAAGATGCCTACAGGTGCAAAGGTCCATCGAGCAATAATAGTATTAAGGAAAATAACTGTAGAACAGGGCAGCGTGTTGTCGGGCAGATGAGAAGCAGGCACAAGAAAGAGCTGGCTGGGGCTGTGTGGTTCATTTATTGGGGCCATGTCCAGCTAGGCTGCAGCCACCTGAGCAGGAGCCCAGTGCCCCCAGAAGGcagatgggggaagggaggaagtgcAGAAGGCTCAGTGCCCTAGGGCTTGACCCCAGTCCTGTCTTGGTCCTTGCAGAGAGGCTGTACTCAGGTGAGCGAGGTGTCATCATCACTGCCCTCTCCTCCTGCACCACCTGCTCGCTCCTCGCGGCTCTCTGTCACTGTACTCTCATCAATATTCTCCAGGGAGTCCGCGTGTTGCACTGATAGCTCTGACAATGCCAAGCTGGGCAATGGGCTCTGCTCCGGGTGCAGCCATGGCTTGAAGTGCGGCTGGTGTTTCTGCTTCCACTCGGGATACTTGATGCAGGCCTTGTACATCTTCTTCATGGCCTGTAGAGTGTCCGAACATTATTAGTGGTGCATGGAGGACCAGCACTTCTCCACACCCCTCCAGTGACCTCCAATGGTGCACAGCAGTCCCCAGTGTCCCAATCATGGCCCAGTTTGGAGACCTGGTTCATCCATCAGCCAGAGTTAACTCTGCCCCTGCCCATAGCTACCTGTCCCTCCCACCATTTTCCAAAGTACAAAGCCACATACCTTGGGAGCCAGGAACTGAGATGATTTATTCACTACCCACTTGGGTAAAGAGCCTGTGGGGGCAAGGATAGGGAAAAAAGGCAGCTTTAAGCACCTAGTCCCACCCACTGCCTGAGTTTGCAGGGAGGCcaccccttttcctctcttctcaatGAAGTTCTCAAATCCCCCATGCCCATCTCTGTCCCCACTGTCTCTGCTGAGCTCTAGCTGCAGAGAAGAAAAGCACAGGGTCCTAGGCGACTACAAGTAACCTGTGAGTTGACATTCTGACCCACCAAGCTCCAGACTGTCACCTTCTTCCCCTCACACTGATAACCCAGGACTGTCCCTGGTGCTCAGCCTCTCTCCTACCTGTCCTTCTGGGCCTCCTAAGACCACAGCCTAGCCTGACCTGGAATCCAAAGCCCAGTTCTCCAACTGTCTCACTCCCAAGTACCTGCTCTATATACTCATTAAGGGCCAAGGGCCTGGGCCACTGTGCCCAAGTGACATGGGGTATTCCTGTCGATGACACTTGAGGTTTAACTATTGTTTATTCACTCATTCAGTAACCCACTCACTCCGCATTCACTGTGACACCCACCCTGGCCTAGCCTGGGGAATCCAAACAGGAACTCAATGTCTGCTGTCTCAACATGGACTGGTGTTCTGCCAGAGGGGAATGGCCCCACACACAGGGAGTCGGTCCTCACTCTGAGAACTGGGGACGGAGGAATTACAGAGGAGCcctgaggaaggaggagaggtgCAGGCAGCTAACGGACGATAAAGGCTGGAAGAACATGGGGGTGGGAAATGGAAGGGTGTGGAGGGGCTGGAAATCCTGGGCAGAGGCTCAGGCTACACTCAGAGGGAAACAAAGTCACTGTGGCATTTTAAGCAGGTGAGTCAGGAAataaagaggttttgtttttcatttcctctagTAGCTGGTTTGGACAAAGTGACAAGAGTATCAAGAGAACGACAGGCTAAGTGCTATGCTAGAGGGTGAAAAGGTAAGAACCAGGGGCTGAGTATGTTAGCATGTTCCTGCAATCCCCAGTACTCAGCAGATGGAGACAGGAtgatgatgagttcaaggccagcctggggtacaaaatgaggaaaaagggaaggggagagagactaAGTATTGGATTTGGGAGCTGACAAGAAGAAGCTGGCCCCAGCTAACTGATAAGTGCTGAGCAGGGGTGATCTGAAGAAAAGGTGGGTTTAGGAGGCCAGTGGTGAGTTCATAGTTGAATACAAGTCTCCAGTGTCTAGAAGATACCCTGAGAAAGATGTCTAGGAGGCTGGCCACCTCAACAGAGATGAGTGCTCAGCTGACATGGAAGTGAGGTGACAGGCTTGGAAAACCCAGGCCTCTGGGATGTGGCTGAAGGAGACAGGCAGCACAGGTCCAAACTAGGGTGCTAGCACCAGGAAGAGATCCAAGCTCCTGGAAGGAGCAATGCCTGCCTCTTAGGTCCATTCCTTTCAAACCACTAGCTTGGATATAGACACCCCCAATACTAAGTAGCTCCTAACAGATGGCCTTCAGGTGGCCTGGCTGATCAAGTTCATGCCCTGTACAGGAAAGAGCCATCATGGGCTGCAGGGCCAAGCCCTCACCTTTGGGATCCACTTGGGCCAGGTAGGTAATGACGCAGCTCTTGGGCCCTGTACTCTGAATAAGGTAGCCAGTCTGGATGGATACAGCTCGGACCAAGTCTTTCCGAGGTGGGTATTTCTGGGGATGAAAGACACAGGGAGGTGAGATGGGAACGGAAGGAGGAAATGTCTCTATAAGGCATGCACTTGTGCACAAGCGAGCACACACAAAATCATAGCTGTTCGCATCCCTTGGCATCTATgggttaaggaaaaaaaaaacatcaggcCAGGTCATCCTTGCCCCTCTTACAGCCTTCTCTGTACCCTCAGGACAGCACAGGGCTGAGTCAGGGTTTATGAGTGTTTGTGGACACTCAACCCTTGCCTAGGCTAGCCTGCCTGCCCTCTCTGCTCTGCCAGGGAGTTCAAGTGAGCCCTGACACAGGATCTGGCCATATagttcctgctcccccatttctaTGCCAGCCTTATCCCAAGGGCCAGTCAGCCACATCAGTACAAACCACTCACCCTTTCTGCCCACACTGCCCTTTCCCTGAGCTGCTTGACAACCCCTGCAAGGAAGCCATTATCCTCATTATGCAGGAAGGAAACTGACCCCCATGCCTGCCTGAAGTCACTGTGACAGCCACAACCCAGCCCCGCCCCACCCGGCACCCTGCTGCACATCCAGGAGGGAGGGCAGGCCAACTCACAGGATGTTTCACTGAGTAGTTCATAATGATATAATCAGCGCCCATGGGGAGCCAGGAACGGAGGGTGATGACATCACGGTTCTTCAGGGGCTTGGGACACCTCCCTGTAGAGGACAAGGAACAGCTCAGCCAGGCTGCTGGCCCATCTACCAATTAGGGAGGGTGTGATGGAGGCCAGAGCCTTGGGGATCTTTATTAACTGCCAGCCCTCCCCATCCAGACAGTGCCCCCACCTCTACCATAGACACACTGTGGAACCAGGGAGGGCACAGCAGAACATTTGTCCCGCTATCTCTGCCTACCCTGTCCCACAGGGCCTCACACAGCCCTTACCTTATTGTTctgacttgtgtgtgtatgtgaatatatttgaaagaaagaCAGTACTGTGATCGCATAAAAATGTGTCTCTGTAGTACATGGCAGGTGGCTGTGAGTGGGATGTGCACCTGTGCACGCATATGTTTGCGTGtggtgtctgcatgtgtgtgtgtcagtgagagTATGTGACTGCGCCCAAGAAGAGGGCAGCTCTCCAGCTCAGCGTGCAGGTCTCTGAGCAGCCCAGCCACAGGAGTGACTGCAGGGAGGGAAAGTTAGAGGAGGAGGCCTGGTGGGAGGCTGAGGGGTTAGAGTCCTGTTCTGTGCCTGCTCACAAGAGTAATATCCCACGTCGGCGTTGACAGTCAGGCGGGCGATATCGAAAGTCTCAATGACGTTACTGTCCCACTTCTTTCTGTATTCTATGTCGTGCAGGACGTCGTAGAGCGTCTCAGCTGGCACATCACAGCACTCCATCCTGCACTGCAGACAGACATGGATTGTCGGGGCATACAGGCGAGGCACGGGGGAAAGAGAAGACATAGCAACGGGGGACACTGGAGCCAGCTTGGCCACTTCTTATCACAAGCCTGGCCCAGCTCCCCAGAAACCTCTTGTACCAAAGGACAGtcggcaccccccccccccaccccggctCAGCCCAGTCTCCTCTTCAGGAATCCTTTTCAGGCAAGCCATCCAGGCTCCCACACTCAGTCTCTATGTCTGCCCTCCATACCCCCTGGGAGCAGCGTGTGGGCAGAAGCTCACAGTTAATTCAACAAGGAGCTTGAGGTAGGTATACGTTAAATGAAAAAATCAAATGCCCAAACAGACCTTACCACCTGGCCATactctgtgtgcgtgtgcgtgcatgtgccacacacacacacacacacacgcacacacacacacacacacacacacacacacacacacacacacacacacacacacgagaggctGGGACAGAAGCAtcacctcaagttcaaggccagcctgggttagatAGTGGACTGTCAGTCATCCTAAGCTAGGAGACTATCTTCAGACATCTCCCTGTTACTTAGTTGTACCCTCAAAAGAGCTTCCCATCCAGGGGAGAGAACCGCCAAGTGCACCTTGCTTTATTTAGGCCTCCCAATGATTATGCCGGTTAAGAAAGCCAAAAAGGGACTTGAGGTTCAAAGAGGTTTAGTGCCCTGCCCAAGGTCACCTGGCTGGTTAAGTAGCAGGGCTGGGATTTAATCCAGCTCACATGTCTGGGAAGCAAGTAAAGACTGAACCAGGGTTCTCAAGATCTGTATTCAAAAAGGTGAGATTCGGTGTCCTTGTTCTATTCCACCCCAAGAGCCCAACCCCCAAGATCAAGTTCCCCATAGCAAATACAacagttttgctatgtagcctataATGTTCTCTCAGAACTGACATTCATCCAGCACAggaaacccacacatacatgTTACTCTCTACCTACGAGGGAGTACATGTAGCTACAGAAGAGGCAGCTCCACCTCCCCCTTGCCCTGGATAGGCCTTGGCACCATGAGAGCACATGAAAGCTCCCAGCTGAGGATTCTAAGTACAAAAAACTCACTATACCCAACACACCACTTCAGATTACAAAAAATAAAGGTCACAGAGGAACAAGGTAAGTGACATCATGAGAACAGATGTAGACAAAGCCAGGTGGAGCTCCCAGCCTGTAGATGGGTGGCACATTGTCAGGTTGATACCATAAAGAAAGAACAGAGCACCACCATTTggtgtttgatttgttttgagatagggtttctctgtgtagccccagctctCCTGGACCTCTCTTAGGtcggactcaaactcagagatctgcctacctctgcctcccaagtactgggattaaagtgccaccatgcctggattaccatttgggttttttgttgttactgttgtcattgtttttggtttttttgagacagggtctctctgaatagccctggccattctggaactcactctatagaccaggctgaccttgaactcaagagatctgcctgcctctgcctcctgaggatcaaagcgtgtgctgccaccacctgccattttttaaaatgacttattttatatacattggtgttttacctgcatgaaggtatcagatcccctgaaactggagttacaggtaattgtgagtttctctggaagagcagccagggctcttaaccactgagccatctctccagccctaggcagTACCATTTGTAAAATGTGACTCTGGGTTGTTAAACATCAGCTATAAACAGgacactcctcctcctctcccttctctggctcctcctcttcctcctcccccctctctcttttttttttttttttttggttttttgagacagggtttctctgtgtagctttggagcctatcctggcactcgatctggagaccaggctggcctcgaactcacagagatccgcctacctctgcctcccgagggctgggattaaaggcgtgcgcccgaccctccctcttccttttaaCCAGAGATTTGGTCCAGGACCTCACGCATGCAAGACAAATGTTCTATAACTGAGCTGGATTCCCAGGCCTCTTTtcgtttttttattttgagattggcTCTCATTAAACTgcccaggttggacttgaactgtgatcttcctgccccagcctctttAGTGCCTTGTACAACAACCCTGTTCCACCTTACAAGAGATGTTCTGGGGACAACTAGAGAAGCATGGAGGTGATCTGAATATTAGATGCACTGAAAATTAATGGAAACAAATGGTGGAAAtttctgcaccccccccccaagtatGTTACAAACTGCAACGTGCAGTAAGGAAAATCTATGCTTAGAAAAAGCTTGAGACACACAAATCTCCAGTCACGGTGGCTGTCTCTCTGATAGGAGtgcaatattttgttttccttccatttgtatttctgattttctgaaatgtttgaagTACTGCTTCAGCaataatgaattttcttttcctttagtttttcgggacaggatttctctgtgtagccctggctgtccaactagctctgtaggccaggctgacctcaaactcacagagatctgccactctttgcctcccaagtgctgggattaaagatgggagccaccactgcctggctaataacatttttttaagtaaaaagatCCCCTAGCACATAGCTACATTCTGAGGAATGAGACCCATTTTAGAATGAAGAATTCTAGAGGTCAGCCACCAGGAGGTCAGATAGATCTCCACCCTGTTGAGAACACCAGACAAATCTTTAGTCCCTTCCCTACCTTCAAGCCTCTgaacaaaataatttgaaaacatacacatgatcacaaacacacatgcatgcataaatacatatgtattcattttttattttaaacagagtgatcctcctgcctctgcctccttcaccaAATCCTACCATCGtgggccaccacaaccagcttaaAGAAAGTTATAAAGTTCAGGCAAGAGAAGGATGGAGCTCATTGGCAAAGCCAATGCTTAGCATGGCCAAAGCTGTGGGTTCTACCAGTACCACcaccatgaaagaaagaaagaaagaaaaaaagaaagaaagggaaaaaagaaagaaagaggggggagggagggagagaaggagggagggagagaggagagtaaagaaagaaaaaag
The DNA window shown above is from Cricetulus griseus strain 17A/GY chromosome 3, alternate assembly CriGri-PICRH-1.0, whole genome shotgun sequence and carries:
- the Stard10 gene encoding LOW QUALITY PROTEIN: START domain-containing protein 10 isoform X2 (The sequence of the model RefSeq protein was modified relative to this genomic sequence to represent the inferred CDS: deleted 1 base in 1 codon), with translation MEKPAASTESQGPRPALGRESVQVPDDQDFRSFRSECEAEVGWNLTYSKAGVAVWVQAVEMDRTLHKIKCRMECCDVPAETLYDVLHDIEYRKKWDSNVIETFDIARLTVNADVGYYSWRCPKPLKNRDVITLRSWLPMGADYIIMNYSVKHPKYPPRKDLVRAVSIQTGYLIQSTGPKSCVITYLAQVDPKGSLPKWVVNKSSQFLAPKAMKKMYKACIKYPEWKQKHQPHFKPWLHPEQSPLPSLALSELSVQHADSLENIDESTVTESREERAGGAGERAVMMTPRSPEYSLSARTKTGLGSSPRALSLLHFLPSPICLLGALGSCSGGCSLAGHGPNK